A stretch of Paludisphaera borealis DNA encodes these proteins:
- a CDS encoding sensor histidine kinase, producing MREIRPDPDALLAQVESDGEHSTRGRLKIFFGAAPGVGKTYAMLGAAREVAAEGEDVLIGYVEPHARRETLALTLGLDFLPRRSVEHGGTTLEEFDLEGALKRKPKLILVDELAHTNAPGSTHAKRWQDVDQLLDAGINVYTTLNVQHLESLNDVIARITGVVVRETVPDAVFDAAHEVELIDLPPDDLIERLREGKVYIPGQAARAMDNYFKKGNLFALRELALRRTAERVGAQVQGYRQAHAISGTWQSSERLLVCVSPSPLSGRLVRAGRRMASSLNAPWIAVYVETPATVGLGGVDWERLQRHLQLAERLGAQTATLSGVNVIDELLHYARRQNVTKILVGKPQEPRWKELLRGSFVYELTRKCGDIDVYVISGETDGGSPRGRPAAQKTSSRLPYLGSALIIAVCTGVGWLVSMRSASVNVIMVYLIGVVLASLQFGQGPSVLASVLAVAAFDFFFVEPQMNFAVGDTEYLFTFAVMLATGLVISSLMSRVRMQADLARRREQRTSALYSLTKALSGLLTLDDVVRAVVRDAGAACDAQVVVLLPDPSKGLAAHPSPGGFTLSERDLAVARWVHDNRRTAGLGTDTLPSAEALFLPLIDAGQAVGVLGVRPSSPELLNEPERFHLVETLASQAAVALGRLRYAEDAERIKVEVETERMRNTLLSSVSHDLRTPLTAIAGASSALVEAGDAIPSSMRRELLESILEESEALNRLVGNLLDATRLEGGALLPNKDWQSMEELLGVVYGRLARPLHDHPVRSDVPPDLPLFAGDGTLIQQVLQNLLENAAKYSPSGSPIDVKVEVRDEAIVVEVADRGPGLPEGEGERIFEKFRRAPHSLNRTGAGLGLAICRGVVNLHGGRIWAENRPGGGAVFRFSLPLGDAAPMEPEAEAS from the coding sequence ATGAGAGAAATCCGACCCGACCCCGACGCTCTGCTGGCCCAGGTGGAATCCGACGGCGAACACTCGACGCGCGGGCGGTTGAAAATCTTCTTCGGTGCGGCGCCGGGGGTTGGGAAAACGTACGCCATGCTCGGCGCGGCCCGCGAGGTCGCCGCCGAGGGCGAGGACGTCCTGATCGGCTACGTCGAGCCGCACGCGCGTCGCGAGACCCTGGCCTTGACCCTGGGCCTCGACTTCCTGCCCCGGCGGAGCGTCGAGCACGGCGGGACGACGCTCGAAGAGTTCGACCTCGAAGGGGCGCTCAAGCGGAAGCCGAAGCTGATCCTGGTCGACGAGCTGGCGCACACGAACGCGCCGGGGTCGACGCACGCCAAGCGCTGGCAGGACGTCGACCAGCTGCTCGACGCGGGGATCAATGTCTATACAACGCTCAACGTCCAGCACCTGGAAAGCCTGAACGACGTCATCGCGCGGATCACCGGCGTGGTGGTCCGCGAGACGGTGCCCGACGCCGTCTTCGACGCCGCGCACGAGGTCGAGCTGATCGACCTGCCCCCCGACGACCTGATCGAGCGGCTGCGGGAAGGGAAGGTTTACATCCCGGGCCAGGCGGCCAGGGCCATGGACAACTACTTCAAGAAGGGGAACCTGTTCGCCCTTCGCGAGCTGGCGCTGCGGCGGACGGCCGAGCGGGTCGGGGCCCAGGTTCAGGGCTATCGCCAGGCCCACGCGATCTCCGGCACCTGGCAGAGCAGCGAGCGGCTGTTGGTGTGCGTGAGCCCCAGCCCGCTCTCGGGCCGGCTCGTCCGGGCCGGGCGGCGCATGGCGTCGAGCCTGAACGCCCCGTGGATCGCCGTGTACGTCGAGACCCCGGCGACGGTGGGCCTCGGGGGCGTCGACTGGGAACGGCTTCAGCGGCACCTCCAGCTTGCGGAACGCCTGGGCGCGCAGACGGCGACGCTCAGCGGGGTGAACGTCATTGATGAGCTGCTGCACTACGCGCGTCGGCAGAACGTCACCAAGATCCTCGTCGGCAAGCCCCAGGAGCCGCGCTGGAAGGAGCTGCTGCGGGGATCGTTCGTGTACGAGCTGACCCGCAAGTGCGGCGACATCGACGTCTACGTCATCAGCGGCGAGACCGACGGCGGATCGCCGCGCGGTCGACCAGCCGCCCAGAAAACTTCGAGCCGCCTCCCCTACCTCGGGTCGGCCCTCATCATCGCGGTCTGCACGGGGGTGGGCTGGCTGGTCTCGATGCGATCCGCATCCGTGAACGTGATCATGGTTTATCTGATCGGCGTCGTGCTGGCGTCGCTCCAGTTCGGCCAGGGGCCGTCGGTGCTGGCCTCGGTGCTGGCCGTGGCCGCGTTCGATTTTTTCTTCGTCGAACCGCAGATGAATTTCGCGGTGGGCGACACCGAATACCTGTTCACGTTCGCCGTCATGCTGGCGACCGGGCTGGTGATCAGCTCGCTGATGAGTCGCGTTCGGATGCAGGCCGACCTCGCGAGGCGTCGCGAGCAGCGGACCTCGGCGCTTTACTCGTTGACCAAGGCGCTGTCCGGCCTATTGACCTTGGACGACGTCGTCCGGGCGGTGGTGCGGGACGCCGGCGCGGCGTGCGACGCTCAGGTCGTCGTCTTGCTTCCCGACCCGTCGAAAGGGCTGGCGGCCCACCCGTCGCCGGGTGGATTCACGCTTTCCGAGCGCGACCTCGCCGTCGCCCGGTGGGTCCACGACAACCGGCGGACGGCCGGGCTTGGGACCGACACGTTGCCTTCGGCCGAGGCCCTGTTTCTCCCCCTGATCGACGCCGGGCAGGCCGTCGGCGTGCTGGGGGTGCGGCCGTCGAGCCCCGAGCTGCTGAACGAACCGGAACGGTTCCACCTCGTCGAGACCCTGGCGAGCCAGGCGGCCGTCGCTCTTGGGCGACTGCGGTACGCCGAGGACGCCGAGCGGATCAAGGTGGAAGTCGAGACCGAGCGGATGCGGAACACACTGTTGAGTTCGGTCTCCCACGACCTGCGCACTCCCTTGACGGCGATCGCCGGCGCGAGCAGCGCCCTGGTCGAGGCCGGCGACGCCATCCCCTCGAGCATGCGCCGCGAGCTGCTGGAGTCGATCCTCGAAGAATCGGAGGCGCTCAACCGTCTCGTCGGCAATCTCCTCGACGCGACGCGGCTCGAAGGGGGCGCGCTCCTGCCGAACAAGGACTGGCAGTCGATGGAGGAACTGCTGGGCGTGGTTTACGGGCGGCTCGCGCGTCCGCTTCATGACCACCCGGTGCGGTCGGACGTGCCGCCGGACCTCCCGCTGTTCGCGGGCGACGGCACGCTCATTCAGCAGGTGCTCCAGAACCTCCTGGAGAACGCCGCGAAGTATTCGCCGAGCGGGTCGCCGATCGACGTGAAGGTGGAGGTGCGCGACGAAGCGATCGTAGTAGAAGTCGCCGACCGCGGCCCCGGGTTGCCGGAAGGCGAGGGGGAGCGGATCTTCGAGAAGTTCCGCCGCGCGCCGCATTCCCTGAACCGCACCGGCGCGGGGCTCGGCCTCGCCATATGCCGGGGGGTTGTCAACCTGCACGGCGGCAGGATCTGGGCGGAGAACCGTCCCGGGGGGGGCGCCGTCTTCCGGTTCAGCCTTCCGCTGGGCGACGCGGCCCCCATGGAACCGGAAGCGGAGGCCTCCTGA
- a CDS encoding response regulator, translating to MSANDTRVLVIEDEPPIRRFLRASLNANGYDVIEADTAQGGMREAATQQPDLVVLDLGLPDHDGLEVIRRVREWSSVPIIVLSARGQEADKVAALDAGADDYLTKPFGVGELLARLRVSLRHGNRRGDATENPEFVVRNLRVDFVRRLVFLDDQELRLTPIEYRLISTLIKHAGKVVSHQQLLKEVWGPHATKQTQYLRVYMGHLRHKIEADPARPQILLTEAGVGYRLAAE from the coding sequence ATGTCTGCAAACGATACTCGCGTCCTGGTGATCGAGGATGAGCCGCCGATCCGGCGCTTTCTCCGCGCGTCGCTCAACGCCAATGGGTATGACGTGATCGAGGCCGATACGGCCCAGGGGGGCATGCGCGAGGCCGCGACGCAGCAGCCGGACCTCGTCGTCCTGGATCTGGGCCTTCCCGACCACGACGGCCTGGAGGTCATTCGCAGGGTGCGGGAGTGGTCGTCGGTGCCGATCATCGTGCTCTCGGCCCGTGGGCAGGAAGCCGACAAGGTGGCGGCGCTCGACGCCGGCGCCGACGACTATTTGACCAAGCCGTTCGGCGTCGGCGAGCTGCTCGCGAGGCTTCGCGTCTCCCTGCGTCACGGGAATCGCCGCGGCGACGCGACTGAGAACCCCGAATTCGTCGTCCGGAACCTTCGCGTCGATTTCGTGCGGCGATTGGTCTTCCTTGACGACCAGGAGCTTCGCCTCACGCCGATCGAGTACCGCCTGATTTCGACGCTGATCAAGCATGCGGGGAAGGTCGTCTCCCACCAGCAGCTCTTGAAAGAAGTCTGGGGCCCGCACGCCACGAAGCAGACCCAGTACCTCCGCGTCTACATGGGCCACCTGCGCCACAAGATCGAGGCCGACCCCGCCCGCCCCCAGATCCTCCTTACCGAAGCCGGCGTCGGCTACCGCCTCGCCGCCGAGTGA
- a CDS encoding sensor histidine kinase, producing MPPIIEGQDFQTTALREAAEPPRARRRPIVLVVDDEVEVLQSLHDLLRIDYQIVTRDNGEEALAFLAATPDVAAILSDQRMPGMTGVEVLRRAAAVRPETTRLLFTAFSDLRTVIDAVNLGHVFQYLAKPWDPDELQRAIRQAVERRDLIVEKNRLMAELQAANARLTEANRLKTAFLQVASHELNTPVTVILGLADLWKLSQGPTASPAEHAWIERINAAAGRLARTVGRMFKLVENDDFTHTLSIETVHLETLIQSTLAALAPYLEARGQDVAVDVQADLEPIACDPAKIHDVLINLVANAIKFTPDGKTIRIEARDDPDESDSVRVEVQDQGAGVALAEQRHLFEPFFTGFDTLHHSSGEYQFDKRGIGLGLCLVKTFVELHGGRVEVATAPGRGSTFAFVLPRRQP from the coding sequence TTGCCGCCCATCATCGAAGGTCAAGACTTTCAGACGACGGCCCTCCGCGAGGCCGCCGAGCCACCGCGCGCGCGGCGACGGCCGATCGTGCTCGTCGTCGACGACGAGGTCGAGGTCCTGCAATCGCTCCACGACCTGCTCCGCATCGACTACCAGATCGTTACCCGCGACAACGGCGAGGAGGCCCTCGCATTCCTGGCCGCGACCCCCGACGTGGCGGCGATCCTCTCCGATCAGCGGATGCCGGGGATGACCGGCGTCGAAGTCCTCCGCCGCGCGGCGGCCGTCCGTCCCGAGACCACCCGGCTCCTGTTCACGGCCTTCTCCGACCTCCGCACCGTCATCGACGCCGTCAACCTGGGGCACGTGTTCCAGTACCTCGCCAAGCCCTGGGACCCCGACGAGCTGCAACGGGCGATCCGCCAAGCCGTCGAGCGCCGCGACCTGATCGTCGAGAAGAACCGGCTCATGGCCGAGCTTCAAGCCGCCAACGCACGGCTGACCGAAGCCAACCGCCTCAAAACCGCCTTCCTCCAGGTCGCCAGCCACGAGTTGAACACGCCGGTGACCGTCATCCTCGGCCTGGCCGACCTCTGGAAGCTGTCGCAAGGGCCGACGGCCTCGCCCGCGGAACACGCCTGGATCGAGCGGATCAACGCCGCCGCCGGCCGCCTGGCCCGGACCGTCGGCCGGATGTTCAAGCTCGTCGAAAACGACGACTTCACGCACACCCTGAGCATCGAGACCGTCCACCTCGAAACCCTGATCCAGTCCACCCTCGCCGCGTTGGCCCCTTATCTCGAAGCGCGCGGGCAAGACGTCGCGGTCGACGTCCAGGCGGATCTCGAACCCATCGCCTGCGACCCCGCCAAGATCCACGACGTGCTGATCAACCTCGTGGCCAACGCGATCAAGTTCACGCCCGACGGCAAGACCATCCGGATCGAAGCCCGCGACGACCCCGACGAGTCGGATTCGGTCCGCGTCGAGGTTCAGGACCAGGGCGCCGGCGTCGCCCTCGCCGAACAGCGCCACCTGTTCGAGCCCTTCTTCACGGGGTTCGACACCCTCCACCACTCCTCGGGCGAGTACCAGTTCGACAAGCGGGGGATCGGCCTGGGCCTCTGCCTCGTCAAGACGTTCGTCGAACTCCACGGCGGCCGGGTCGAAGTCGCCACCGCCCCCGGACGCGGCTCGACCTTCGCCTTCGTCCTCCCTCGTCGTCAGCCTTGA
- a CDS encoding response regulator gives MKATALIVEDHPEQAGLVSRILRLRDFSSMIAADGETALVLAQKHMPDVVLLDLMLPDINGFDVCRRLRTDRATMLVPVVMLTALDDRQHRVHGFRVGANAYVTKPYGVDQLFEAIETARAWRESMLLRSLHGEVHVELNSEITLLKDLNDFLMNVCQTTPLSNDQVMQIRQAVMEMAQNAIEWGNQHQSDRLVSITYRVHEDQLEIVIRDQGSGFDRGDLPHAAAPDDPFSHLDVRDKLGLRAGGFGMLICQGMVDEMKYNRSGNEVTLLKRFPRSETS, from the coding sequence ATGAAGGCAACAGCTCTGATCGTGGAGGACCATCCGGAGCAGGCGGGGCTCGTCTCCCGGATACTCCGCCTACGCGACTTCTCGTCGATGATCGCCGCCGACGGCGAGACGGCGCTCGTGCTGGCCCAGAAGCACATGCCCGACGTCGTGCTGCTCGACCTGATGCTCCCCGACATCAACGGCTTCGACGTCTGCCGACGCCTGCGGACCGATCGGGCGACGATGCTCGTCCCCGTCGTCATGCTCACCGCGCTCGACGACCGCCAGCACCGCGTCCACGGCTTCCGCGTCGGCGCCAACGCCTACGTCACCAAGCCCTACGGCGTCGACCAGCTTTTCGAAGCGATCGAAACCGCCCGCGCCTGGCGCGAAAGCATGCTCCTACGCAGCCTCCACGGCGAGGTCCACGTCGAACTCAACAGCGAGATCACCCTGCTCAAGGATCTCAACGACTTCCTGATGAACGTCTGCCAAACCACGCCGCTCTCGAACGACCAGGTCATGCAGATCCGCCAGGCCGTCATGGAGATGGCCCAGAACGCCATCGAGTGGGGCAACCAGCACCAGTCCGACCGGCTGGTGAGCATCACCTACCGGGTCCACGAGGACCAGCTCGAAATCGTGATCCGCGACCAGGGCTCGGGCTTCGACCGCGGCGACCTGCCGCACGCCGCGGCGCCCGACGACCCGTTCTCGCACCTCGACGTCCGCGATAAGCTCGGCCTCCGCGCCGGCGGGTTCGGTATGCTGATCTGCCAGGGGATGGTGGACGAGATGAAATACAATCGATCGGGCAACGAAGTCACCCTTCTGAAGCGTTTTCCCAGGTCGGAAACCTCCTGA
- a CDS encoding GTPase: protein MPANLPPQYLKAELEYRALANPGDRLEKLRELYRMLPKHKGTEKLQSDLKQKMSRLKDEIEGAGPGAKKQGPSHRLPHEGAGRIVLVGPPNAGKSAILAALTNAKPEIAAYPFTTRAPQPGILDYHGVAVQLIDLPAISPDFLEPWVPGMIRSADAAILAADLASDDVAEGLDAALDRLAAERVQLVGELPFDDDDESTRHVKTVMAATKLDAPGAGDRLEIVREWFGTRFPMLPVSAESGEGLETLREAAYHSLGLLRIYTKIPGRPADRTKPFTVPIGSTVLDLAREVHRDFESSLKFAKIWGSGVFDGQSVKRDHELHDGDIVELHAT from the coding sequence ATGCCGGCCAATCTTCCCCCCCAGTACCTGAAAGCCGAGCTCGAGTACCGGGCCCTCGCCAATCCCGGCGACCGCCTGGAAAAGCTTCGCGAGCTGTACCGGATGCTGCCGAAGCATAAGGGGACGGAGAAGCTTCAGTCGGACCTGAAGCAGAAGATGAGCCGGCTGAAAGACGAGATCGAGGGGGCCGGGCCGGGGGCCAAGAAGCAAGGGCCGAGCCATCGCCTGCCTCATGAGGGCGCGGGCCGGATCGTGCTCGTCGGGCCTCCCAACGCGGGCAAGAGCGCGATCCTGGCGGCGCTCACCAACGCCAAGCCGGAGATCGCCGCGTATCCGTTCACCACCCGGGCGCCGCAGCCGGGAATCCTTGACTATCATGGAGTCGCGGTGCAGCTCATCGACCTGCCGGCGATCTCGCCCGACTTCCTCGAACCCTGGGTCCCCGGAATGATCCGGTCAGCCGACGCCGCGATCCTCGCCGCCGACCTGGCCAGCGACGACGTGGCCGAAGGGCTGGACGCCGCCCTCGATCGCCTGGCCGCCGAGCGAGTGCAGCTTGTGGGCGAGCTGCCGTTCGACGACGACGACGAATCGACCCGGCACGTCAAGACGGTGATGGCCGCGACCAAGCTCGACGCGCCCGGGGCGGGCGACCGGCTCGAAATCGTCCGCGAGTGGTTCGGGACGCGGTTTCCGATGCTGCCGGTCTCGGCGGAGTCGGGCGAAGGACTGGAAACGCTCCGCGAGGCGGCATACCATTCATTAGGGCTTCTTCGCATCTATACGAAGATCCCAGGAAGACCGGCGGATCGGACGAAGCCGTTCACGGTTCCCATCGGCAGCACCGTGCTCGATCTGGCTCGCGAGGTTCATCGGGATTTCGAGTCTTCGCTCAAGTTCGCCAAGATCTGGGGGAGCGGCGTCTTCGACGGTCAGAGCGTGAAACGGGATCATGAGCTGCACGACGGCGATATCGTGGAGCTGCACGCGACATGA
- a CDS encoding YgaP family membrane protein, translating to MSHDTMSTTSSTSRKIWPADMRQCNRVNVGEAERLASVMGGGVLALLGLARGGLTGSAIALGGGALVYRGITGHCEAYHALGLDTHRHHSKGETPITA from the coding sequence ATGAGCCATGACACGATGTCCACAACCAGTTCGACCAGCCGGAAGATCTGGCCGGCCGACATGAGGCAGTGCAACCGGGTGAACGTGGGCGAGGCGGAGCGTCTGGCGTCGGTGATGGGGGGCGGCGTGCTCGCCCTGCTGGGCCTGGCGCGAGGCGGATTGACGGGCTCGGCGATAGCCCTCGGCGGCGGCGCGCTGGTGTATCGCGGGATCACCGGGCATTGCGAGGCGTATCACGCGCTCGGCCTGGACACGCATCGGCATCACTCGAAGGGCGAGACGCCCATCACCGCGTGA
- a CDS encoding pyridoxamine 5'-phosphate oxidase family protein, producing MDTQTAAAAGVRKVALMIRGVKVAMLTTTAPDGTLHSRPMATQEAEFDGALWFFTKSGSGKVDEILHDSEVNVSYAAPEDHRYVSVSGKAALVRDRDKIEELWSPVYRPWFAQGLDDPDVALLRVDVRKVAYWDMLAGGMVTMPTEEEADR from the coding sequence ATGGACACTCAAACTGCTGCCGCCGCGGGAGTGCGCAAAGTCGCGCTCATGATCCGGGGGGTGAAGGTCGCGATGCTGACGACCACGGCTCCCGACGGAACCTTGCACAGCCGGCCGATGGCGACCCAGGAGGCCGAGTTCGACGGCGCGCTCTGGTTCTTCACGAAGTCCGGTTCCGGCAAGGTCGACGAGATTCTCCACGATTCGGAGGTCAACGTCAGCTACGCCGCGCCGGAGGACCACCGCTACGTCTCGGTTTCCGGAAAGGCCGCCCTGGTCCGCGACCGCGACAAGATCGAGGAGCTGTGGAGCCCCGTCTACCGCCCCTGGTTCGCCCAGGGCCTCGACGACCCCGACGTCGCCCTCCTCCGCGTCGACGTCCGCAAGGTCGCGTACTGGGACATGCTCGCCGGCGGCATGGTCACGATGCCGACCGAGGAAGAGGCGGACCGCTGA
- a CDS encoding M56 family metallopeptidase has protein sequence MQALAIEAAPGMSGGLLWLALLHGLWLGLAAAGVVALVFQARWTLSHRARHAILLGALGLVAIGPPVLSAFQRLADWRDPGVDPMGMETLVAMSSDPSAIYAPAATSAPATLHPGEVSPVAKLRRSLSAALDRISAFAQAARPAALAVWSLAVLGLTAVLALGVRGLSRLRREASPAPMAVRKRARRLGRLLRLGNIPAIRVHATLAEPCLCGVFRPVVLLPARWLAMARPEALDAVLAHELAHARRFDHLVNLAQRILEVLLFFHPGVHWLSRSLRRQSEHCADALAVRLTGDPLALARALESMARFRAGPSTQRPLGASFGGESTSLLPRIQELIGMTPIRPRSQVWPFAALPSAAAVALVAASIGFADDQPAAASPKAAQAASPTPAVRAPATPPAPVEDDRQISYEVRFINLAARPWRDGLKGRITHFGPESDDHGWVVDEEGMKLLTKRLLSDATLNILQAPKVTSFSGARARIFVGSDGSRDRGPVEVKRVNDEELKKFQLGLIDFENSKVDVTGTFSPRGTRISVDLDGPSRGIKRRSRTESPKAETTPSQLDVDAFHYEGSAEVPTGSSLLVSMGRHESRVGGESVTREQLIVVTPRRIEIEDETAPIKPAKVFRSPADLPSPR, from the coding sequence ATGCAAGCCCTCGCGATCGAAGCGGCCCCAGGGATGAGCGGGGGCTTGCTCTGGCTCGCCCTGCTGCACGGCCTCTGGCTCGGCCTCGCCGCGGCCGGCGTCGTCGCGCTGGTCTTCCAGGCCCGCTGGACGCTCTCGCACCGGGCTCGGCACGCGATCCTGCTCGGCGCGCTCGGGCTGGTCGCGATCGGCCCGCCGGTGCTGTCGGCGTTCCAGCGTCTCGCCGACTGGCGCGACCCCGGAGTCGACCCGATGGGCATGGAGACCTTGGTCGCCATGTCGTCCGACCCTTCCGCGATTTACGCGCCGGCCGCGACTTCGGCCCCCGCGACGCTTCATCCTGGAGAGGTCTCTCCCGTGGCGAAGCTCCGTCGTTCCCTGAGCGCCGCGCTCGATCGCATCAGCGCGTTCGCGCAGGCGGCCCGACCGGCGGCGCTGGCCGTCTGGTCGCTGGCCGTGTTGGGCCTGACGGCGGTGCTGGCCCTTGGCGTGAGGGGGTTGAGTCGACTCCGCCGTGAGGCGTCCCCAGCGCCGATGGCCGTGCGGAAGCGCGCCCGAAGGCTGGGCCGGCTGTTGCGGCTCGGGAACATCCCGGCGATCCGGGTCCACGCGACGCTCGCCGAGCCCTGCCTCTGCGGCGTCTTCCGGCCCGTCGTCTTGCTGCCGGCGCGATGGCTGGCTATGGCCCGCCCCGAAGCGCTCGACGCGGTCCTCGCCCACGAGCTGGCCCACGCGAGGCGGTTCGACCACCTCGTAAACCTGGCGCAGCGGATTCTCGAAGTCTTGCTGTTCTTCCACCCGGGCGTCCACTGGCTGTCGCGCTCGCTGCGCCGCCAGTCCGAGCACTGCGCCGACGCTCTGGCCGTCCGCCTGACCGGCGACCCCTTGGCCCTGGCCCGGGCCCTGGAATCCATGGCGAGGTTCCGCGCCGGCCCCTCGACCCAGCGTCCGCTCGGCGCGTCGTTCGGTGGCGAAAGCACGTCCCTTCTTCCTCGTATTCAGGAGCTGATCGGCATGACGCCCATTCGTCCCCGCTCTCAAGTCTGGCCCTTCGCCGCCCTCCCTTCGGCCGCCGCCGTCGCCCTCGTGGCGGCCTCGATTGGATTCGCCGACGATCAACCGGCGGCGGCCTCACCCAAGGCCGCGCAAGCCGCCAGCCCGACGCCCGCCGTTCGGGCTCCCGCCACGCCGCCGGCCCCGGTCGAGGACGACCGGCAAATCTCATATGAGGTCCGCTTCATCAACTTGGCGGCGCGGCCCTGGCGCGACGGCCTTAAGGGTCGGATCACGCACTTCGGGCCCGAGTCCGACGACCACGGGTGGGTTGTCGACGAAGAGGGGATGAAGCTCTTGACAAAGCGACTCTTGAGCGACGCCACGTTGAACATCCTCCAGGCTCCGAAGGTAACGTCGTTCTCAGGTGCCAGAGCCCGGATCTTCGTCGGTTCCGATGGTTCTCGTGATCGCGGCCCCGTCGAAGTGAAACGGGTGAACGACGAGGAACTCAAGAAATTCCAACTCGGTCTCATCGACTTCGAGAATTCCAAAGTCGACGTCACGGGTACTTTCTCACCACGTGGGACGCGCATTTCGGTCGACCTCGACGGCCCATCTCGCGGCATCAAGCGACGTAGTCGGACAGAGAGCCCAAAGGCCGAAACGACGCCCAGCCAGCTAGACGTCGACGCGTTCCACTATGAAGGCTCAGCCGAGGTCCCAACGGGCTCCAGCCTGCTGGTCAGCATGGGGCGCCACGAGAGCCGGGTCGGCGGCGAGTCGGTGACCCGCGAGCAATTGATCGTCGTCACGCCGCGCCGCATCGAGATCGAGGACGAAACTGCGCCGATCAAGCCCGCCAAAGTGTTTCGCAGCCCGGCCGATCTTCCCAGCCCTCGTTGA
- a CDS encoding BlaI/MecI/CopY family transcriptional regulator, whose translation MVRPRAEQPTPAELEILKVLWERDGPATVRDVLEVVNRRHDPPRAYTSVMSLLNVMVEKGLLGRFPKGRAFVYVPAEPRDQTLRSLLGETLERAYSGSASLLVAHLLDQSAPSPEELDLIRSLLDDYQDRSSSETTEGGDRCKPSRSKRPQG comes from the coding sequence ATGGTACGTCCGCGAGCCGAACAGCCGACGCCGGCTGAGCTGGAGATCCTCAAGGTCCTCTGGGAGCGCGACGGGCCGGCGACGGTGCGCGACGTGCTGGAGGTGGTGAACCGGCGGCACGATCCGCCTCGGGCTTACACATCGGTCATGAGCCTGTTGAACGTCATGGTCGAGAAGGGCTTGCTGGGCCGCTTCCCCAAGGGACGCGCCTTCGTTTACGTGCCGGCGGAGCCGCGCGATCAGACGCTCCGTTCTTTGCTGGGCGAGACGCTCGAACGGGCCTACAGCGGTTCGGCCAGCCTGCTCGTCGCGCACTTGCTCGACCAGTCCGCGCCTTCGCCTGAGGAACTCGACCTGATCCGATCGCTCCTCGACGACTATCAGGACCGCAGCTCGAGCGAAACCACGGAAGGAGGCGATCGATGCAAGCCCTCGCGATCGAAGCGGCCCCAGGGATGA
- a CDS encoding 3-keto-disaccharide hydrolase — MKRPWSIWSWAATVAMMMTLATAATADEPARAPGYVLHGTGPGWRELKEADFAPVNGDPDTWTWKDGVFHCKGTPVGVIRIKKPVTNFELVLRWRHLKSGGNSGVFVWAPEKALEGLKPNHLPPGGIEVQILDHGYAEQYEKQTGKKPDWFTTHGDVFPVGTSKMKPFPPLSPDGSRSFPTKQLSLGLNQWNHYYVRGVNGEIRLWVNGEEVSGGSECKPASGFLCLESEGSPVEFKEIRLRELP; from the coding sequence ATGAAACGCCCATGGTCGATCTGGAGCTGGGCCGCGACGGTCGCGATGATGATGACGCTTGCGACGGCGGCGACGGCCGACGAGCCGGCCCGCGCGCCGGGGTACGTCTTGCACGGGACGGGCCCGGGCTGGCGCGAGCTGAAGGAAGCCGACTTCGCGCCGGTCAACGGCGACCCGGACACCTGGACCTGGAAGGACGGGGTCTTCCACTGCAAGGGGACGCCGGTGGGCGTGATCCGGATCAAGAAGCCGGTCACCAACTTCGAGCTGGTCCTCCGGTGGCGGCACCTGAAATCGGGCGGCAACTCGGGGGTCTTCGTCTGGGCGCCCGAGAAGGCGCTTGAGGGCCTCAAGCCGAATCACCTGCCGCCGGGGGGGATCGAGGTCCAGATCCTCGACCACGGCTACGCCGAGCAGTACGAGAAGCAGACCGGCAAGAAGCCCGACTGGTTCACGACCCACGGCGACGTCTTCCCGGTGGGCACGTCGAAGATGAAGCCGTTCCCGCCGCTCTCGCCCGACGGCTCGCGGAGCTTCCCGACCAAGCAACTGTCGCTCGGCCTGAACCAGTGGAACCACTACTACGTCCGGGGCGTCAACGGCGAGATCCGGCTCTGGGTCAACGGCGAGGAGGTCTCGGGAGGGTCCGAATGCAAGCCGGCGTCGGGCTTCCTCTGCCTGGAATCCGAGGGCTCGCCGGTCGAATTCAAGGAGATCCGGCTTCGCGAGCTGCCCTGA